TTTTGTTGACCTTTGCTGATCAGGGCTGTCAAATAACTCTCATCTTTTTCGCTTAGTTTTATATGTTCTTTTTTCATGATAAAACTAAATGACTAAAAGACGTAAAAACTTAGAAAACGGTGTACTAGCAATAGCGGTAATACGCTAACTTCTGCTTCTCTTTCTCTCAATTCTTTAGGCCAGAAAAGTACAGCTCTTTCCTTCAGTTCTTTTAGAGTGCGCGCATACTTGCTCATAGAATGCAGATTCTCTCATAAGGACTGTGTTCCTGCGAGAGGCATAACTTGCGTTGGTTTATTAATTTCTTACGCCGAGATGGTTGCGCCTTCGGTAGCCGTATCCGTGCCTTCGGTTTCGACAACCGCTTCCTTGTAATCGCAATCTTCGTTGCGGCAGAGCAATTCGCGGCTGCCGTCTTTTTTCCACTTCTCAACTAAAAATCGCGCGCCGCATTGCGGACAGGATTTCGCAACCGGTTTATCCCACAACACGAAATTGCATTTCGGATAGTTCGAGCAACCGTAAAAGGTTTTGCGCTTGCCGCGTTTGACAACGATTTCGCCGCCGTCTTCGGGACAGGCAACGCCGGTCGTATCCTGCTTGATGTATTTGCACTCCGGGTAATTCGAGCAAGCCGTGAAGGCGCCGAATCGCCCCTGTTTAATCACCAGATGTTTGCCGCATTGCGGGCATAACTCTTCGAGTTGCACAGTGGGTGCGGCAATCGCGCCGCCCTTTTGAATTTTGCGGGTGGTCTTGCATTCAGGATAACCTGTGCAAGCCAGGAACTGTCCGAAACGCCCACGCTTCATCGCCATCGGACGCCCGCAATTTTCGCAGGTCTCTTCACCGGCGTTTTCGTGCGTCTCTTCATCGACATCATCGTGAACTTTCGGCAAATCGCGGGTGGTCTTGCATTCGGGATAATTCGTACAAGCCAGGAATTCGCCGAACCGTCCGAATTTTTTCGCCATAAACGAACCGCAATTTTCGCATTTGATGTCGGTGATGATTTCCTGGCGTTTGACATCGCGCATATTGACTTTGGCGTGTTCGAGGTCTCTGGTGAACTTGCCGTAAAATTCCGCGAGCGCCTCTGTCCAACGCATCTTGCCATCTTCGATTTCGTCGAGTTCCTCTTCCATGCGCGCGGTGTATTGCACATTGAACAGGTCGTCGAAATTTTCAACCAGCAGGTCGTTGACAATCATGCCAAGTTCGGTGGGGAAAAAGCGTCCCTCTTTTTTGGCGACATATTCGCGGTCGGTGATCACCGTCATAATCGAAGCGTAGGTCGAAGGTCTGCCGATGCCCTTCTCTTCGAGGGTTTTCACGAGCGTCGCTTCGGTGTAACGCGGCGGCGGCTCGGTGAAATGCTGATCAGGCGACAGCTTGTTTAACTTCAAGGTCTCGCCCGGTTCGACACGCGGCAGTTTATGCTCCTGCTCTTCATCCTCTTCGTCCTTTTCGTCTTTGCCTTCTTCGTAAACCGCCAGAAAGCCGCTGAATTTCAACACTGACCCGGTGGCGCGAAACAGGTAACGTTCACCGGCTTTAATATCGATGGTCGTTTGATCGAATATCGCCGCCATCATTTGCGAAGCGACAAAGCGTTGCCAGATGAGTTTGTATAAAGCCAGTTCATCTTTACTGAGATAGCGCGACATGGCTTCGGGAGTTCTGAGAACCGAGGTCGGGCGAATCGCTTCGTGGGCGTCCTGCGCACCTTTTTTCGAGCGATAGAACACAGGTTTTTCCGGCAGGTACGCCGCGCCATACTGCTCGCCGATATAATCGCGCGCTTCGCCGAGCGCCGCATCCGATACGCGCGTCGAATCGGTTCGCATATAAGTAATGAGACCCACTAACCCCTCTTCACCGATTTCAATGCCTTCATACAAAC
This portion of the Acidobacteriota bacterium genome encodes:
- the topA gene encoding type I DNA topoisomerase; amino-acid sequence: MAKSLVIVESPSKAKIINKYLGSGYKVLASVGHIKDLPKKGIGIDFENNFEPTYEVIPGKTKVIKELKAAAKDADTIFVATDPDREGEAIGWHIKEELEGRGKNKKTVRRVLFNEITKNAIKESFNNPTDIDQRLVDSQQARRLLDRIVGYQVSPLLWDKVRRGLSAGRVQSVALRLVVEREREIQAFIPTEYWTIEANLGAKLPPAFDARLLRIDEKTVKTTDFNPTSVEGVIADYGVRKNEIHISNEKQATDIVSDIKKQTFVVSSVTTKEKKRNPVPPFITSKLQQEASRKLRFPVKKAMQIAQRLYEGIEIGEEGLVGLITYMRTDSTRVSDAALGEARDYIGEQYGAAYLPEKPVFYRSKKGAQDAHEAIRPTSVLRTPEAMSRYLSKDELALYKLIWQRFVASQMMAAIFDQTTIDIKAGERYLFRATGSVLKFSGFLAVYEEGKDEKDEEDEEQEHKLPRVEPGETLKLNKLSPDQHFTEPPPRYTEATLVKTLEEKGIGRPSTYASIMTVITDREYVAKKEGRFFPTELGMIVNDLLVENFDDLFNVQYTARMEEELDEIEDGKMRWTEALAEFYGKFTRDLEHAKVNMRDVKRQEIITDIKCENCGSFMAKKFGRFGEFLACTNYPECKTTRDLPKVHDDVDEETHENAGEETCENCGRPMAMKRGRFGQFLACTGYPECKTTRKIQKGGAIAAPTVQLEELCPQCGKHLVIKQGRFGAFTACSNYPECKYIKQDTTGVACPEDGGEIVVKRGKRKTFYGCSNYPKCNFVLWDKPVAKSCPQCGARFLVEKWKKDGSRELLCRNEDCDYKEAVVETEGTDTATEGATISA